One Belonocnema kinseyi isolate 2016_QV_RU_SX_M_011 chromosome 6, B_treatae_v1, whole genome shotgun sequence genomic region harbors:
- the LOC117175697 gene encoding dehydrogenase/reductase SDR family member 7-like: MGFLEIFGAFVLLYNLFYLLIPLFLDCDMLLALKEKFGKPADSLAGKVIWIIGASSGIGEHTAYELANAGCKLVLSARRDDLLQKVKENCLADNKKNVTEKDILVLSFNIRDSDLHQKMFDKVLSEFGKLDILVHNAGRSQRAIWENIDLKVDRDAFDLNVFSLINLSRVVLKYFLAQGGGHFAINSSLAGILGAPFSGSYTGSKHALHGYFESLRTEKFGKNIAITMICPGPIQTDFLRESFTEKAGEKFGEETQVSAKKMSSKRCAELISIALANQLNEVWISFYPALLFAYLKFYPNLNMIILHLLGPRFIQKIRDSKVTVKE; encoded by the exons atgggtttcttggaaatttttggaGCTTTCGTTCTtctctataatttattttatttattaattcctcTATTTTTGGACTGCGATATGCTATtagctttaaaagaaaaattcggtAAACCGGCAG attcttTAGCTGGGAAAGTGATATGGATAATAGGAGCTTCAAGTGGAATTGGTGAACATACTGCTTACGAATTAGCAAATGCGGGTTGCAAATTAGTACTATCAGCAAGAAGAGATGATTTACTACAAAAAGTCAAAGAGAATTGCTTGGCAG ataataAAAAGAATGTAACTGAAAAGGACATTCTGGTACTTTCTTTCAACATACGTGATTCTGATTTACATCAGAAAATGTTCGATAAGGTTTTATCAGAGTTTGGCAAA ctcgATATTCTTGTGCATAATGCTGGTCGAAGTCAACGCGCAATTTGGGAGAATATAGACTTAAAAGTGGACCGAGACGCATTTGATTTAAACGTCTTTTCGCTCATAAACTTATCTCGagtagttttgaaatattttcttgcacAAGGTGGAGGTCACTTTGCAATTAATTCCAGCTTGGCTGGAATTCTGGGAGCCCCATTTTCTGGATCCTACACCGGATCTAAACACGCCTTGCAT gGATATTTTGAAAGTTTGCGAACTGAGAAATTTGGCAAAAACATTGCCATTACTATGATCTGTCCTGGGCCAATACAAACCGATTTTTTGCGAGAGAGTTTTACGGAAAAAGCAGGCGAG aaattcgGAGAAGAGACTcaagtttctgcgaaaaaaatgagCTCGAAACGTTGTGCAGAATTGATTTCTATTGCATTGGCAAATCAACTTAATGAAGTTTGGATTTCGTTTTACCCAGCTTTGCTCTTtgcatatttgaaattttatccaaacCTAAATATGAT aatacttCATCTTTTGGGACCAagatttatccaaaaaatacgaGACTCTAAAGTAACCGTCAAAGAATGA
- the LOC117175333 gene encoding 28S ribosomal protein S2, mitochondrial translates to MYIPDVSGAGQISINPLKHPDFFQVHNLFTVKDLFDAKVHLGHKEGSMDDKMRPFIYGKRLGHLIIDLDRTAELLRQALNFTAHIAFREGIILFVARSPQATFLVDQTAIECGEYSYTRKWQGGIFTNSEKEFGAVTRLPDLCILFNTFNEISLQHPVVVNAAKMCIPTVGIVDTNSNPNLITYPVPGNDDSISAIELYCKLFKEAVLRGKQARAKFFEIPA, encoded by the coding sequence atgtatattccagATGTGTCAGGAGCGGGACAGATCAGTATAAATCCCTTGAAGCATCCGGATTTCTTTCAAGTGCACAATCTCTTCACCGTAAAAGATTTGTTCGATGCTAAAGTGCATCTAGGTCACAAAGAGGGTTCGATGGACGATAAAATGCGTCCTTTCATCTACGGAAAACGTCTAGGACATTTAATCATAGATCTCGATCGAACTGCTGAGCTTCTCAGGCAAGCCTTAAATTTCACCGCTCACATCGCCTTCAGAGAAGGCATCATTCTCTTCGTTGCCAGATCTCCACAAGCGACTTTTTTAGTCGATCAAACCGCCATCGAGTGCGGAGAGTACTCCTACACCAGAAAATGGCAGGGTGGAATTTTTACGAATTCCGAAAAAGAATTCGGAGCAGTGACAAGGCTCCCGGATCTTTGTATACTTTTCAACACTTTTAATGAGATCTCATTACAACATCCTGTTGTTGTCAATGCTGCTAAAATGTGCATTCCCACTGTTGGAATCGTCGATACAAACAGTAATCCCAATCTAATTACTTACCCTGTGCCAGGAAACGACGATTCCATTTCTGCAATTGAACTGTATTGTAAACTGTTTAAAGAGGCGGTTTTAAGGGGTAAACAAGCGAGggcgaaattttttgaaattcccgcGTAA